From a region of the Falsibacillus albus genome:
- a CDS encoding OsmC family protein, whose product MNFTLTDYLAADLPFGELRVSPDNAKGFRPLEMFVSAMAGCSSHVLKKILEKKRVEFGEITIAADVDRDADRSNRIKRLVLDFSVNCSSKDFTNEQITQLEKLVLSNCGMLQTITDSADVQLSIKFL is encoded by the coding sequence ATGAATTTCACATTGACGGATTACTTGGCAGCGGATCTGCCTTTCGGGGAACTTCGTGTTTCGCCAGATAATGCGAAAGGGTTCAGGCCGTTAGAAATGTTTGTTTCAGCCATGGCCGGATGCAGCAGCCATGTTTTGAAGAAAATTCTTGAAAAGAAACGGGTGGAATTTGGGGAAATCACGATAGCTGCAGATGTCGATCGTGATGCCGACCGCTCCAATCGTATAAAAAGGCTTGTACTCGATTTTTCCGTAAACTGTTCATCCAAGGATTTCACAAATGAACAAATAACCCAATTGGAAAAGCTGGTGCTTTCCAATTGTGGAATGCTTCAAACGATAACAGACAGTGCGGATGTACAATTATCGATAAAATTTTTATAG